Genomic window (Pirellulaceae bacterium):
CTCGTTTCGATGGCCAGCCCTAGATTATTGTGGGCATGGTATCCAATCGCACCATTCCATTTGGATCGAACGGCTGACACAATTCTTGGCACCTCTTCCACCCTTACCGCACCACGCGAATCTGCAAGATAAATGGCGGCAACTTCTTGCGGTACTCTTTCCGTTACAGCAGCGATCCGCTCAAGGGAAAAGGAGCTGACGCTCGTAAAATTCAGCGTAACTTGAAATCCATGTGCAAGACATTGTTGCGCCAGTGAAATCGCCCGATGTGGAGAAGACACATCCACTGGTATTCGCAACAAGTCGATTAATCCAGCGCGTTTTTCCAACACCTGTGCCGGATCGTCAACGTTCGGTCGAATCATTCCCGCGAGAATGATCGATTCACCGACTTGACTCCGTATCCGACGGATCATCTTCGGAGGACATCCGGCCGCTTCGGGAAGAGATGCCAGATCATCGCAATAACCGATTTCGATCACATCGACATCGGCTAGCACATTTGTTGCCACGGCCTTCATCACGGCTTGATCAGAAAAACACCAATCATTCAGGTATCCTCCGTCTCGAAGTGTGACATCCAGAACCACAGGTAATTTATCGGTAAGACGAATCATCATCAGTCTGCTGACACCCGATTAAAATCAAGAATAAGGATATCGCGATAACCTATTTGCTGAGACCGCGAGCGAATGGGCGAGACGCTATGGTACGTTCTACGATCATCAATCAGGATCAAGTCGAACGGTTCTAACAACGTCGTCTCAAGAATCAATCTCTTTCCTTCGTCAAACACGCTGTTCTCACCTCCAACAATGCCCGATCGGTTAACCCCCACAATTGCAACGTAATCGTGGCCATCCCGATGTATGCCTTCAGGTGCCGGCAGGGACGGCTCGACAGTGGCTTCACTGCGGATTTGGTGAACATTCACCTTCCAATTCACCAGCGATTTACCAATTTGCATGACGAGGAATCGTAAGAGACCGCGCAACAGGGAAGAATTTCGCACACTTGCATCTAAAGGAAAGAATTCACGTTGTATTCCACCCGCAACCGGATTGAGTTCGAGCGATTGAAAAAATGGTGAATGAGGCAAAGGGGTGATCTCATTGCCCTCATCGCAAACGGCAAAAGAACCAAATCGACGTCTTCTTAGACCCCCGATTTCTTTCGGATAATAAGCGTCGAAAGGGAGATCGCCAAAACTAGAAAAAAATGTATTACCGTCACAAGACTTACAATTGTCCATGATCAC
Coding sequences:
- a CDS encoding 2OG-Fe dioxygenase family protein, encoding MKVEPSPLQQMNGFDVEPVIMDNCKSCDGNTFFSSFGDLPFDAYYPKEIGGLRRRRFGSFAVCDEGNEITPLPHSPFFQSLELNPVAGGIQREFFPLDASVRNSSLLRGLLRFLVMQIGKSLVNWKVNVHQIRSEATVEPSLPAPEGIHRDGHDYVAIVGVNRSGIVGGENSVFDEGKRLILETTLLEPFDLILIDDRRTYHSVSPIRSRSQQIGYRDILILDFNRVSAD